One part of the Leucoraja erinacea ecotype New England chromosome 17, Leri_hhj_1, whole genome shotgun sequence genome encodes these proteins:
- the LOC129705380 gene encoding uncharacterized protein LOC129705380 isoform X2, with protein sequence MEELDVPQRGTKKRRPIREPSHEMPDDENPGETHYEEEYPEYSDNESFEGQSPMQKRKVPGLAQKVSSPRHKGQPLPEEIAKSINYLLSYHLEEPTMDAIVNKYEIPQNCALFGVPSVNSEVWNSGLAQTFSSPRHKGQPLPEEIAESINYLHAHHLEEPTMDEIVNKYEIPQNCALLGVPSVNNEVWNYMGTAVRAQEMRLQRVLRLMGSSIMAFARDLEEGNVTTSQQDVMGMMCNAHFEINCIRKSAIRPNIHPKFAGLCKPSNIQLPYLLFGEELVKKLKVLNEESKTIEMMKPPMFGSTARRQYPYRRGTGEGTSRSYPHTRYWRTTSGRGGHGIPTRGKVQKVTPVNPEMQVHWDGELLMPSQAVEVDGMQRKNLCSRHMALIILNY encoded by the exons ATGGAAGAGCTTGATGTACCCCAAAGAGGGACAAAAAAGCGTAGGCCTATAAGAGAGCCATCGCATGAAATGCCTGATGATGAAAATCCAGGTGAAacccattatgaggaggaatatccggAATACTCTGATAACGAATCATTTGAGGGCCAGAGCCCAATGCAAAAAAGAAAAGTGCCAGGGCTGGCCCAAAAGGTCTCTAGTCCCAGACACAAGGGACAACCTCTCCCAGAGGAGATAGCAAAgagtataaattacctgctttccTATCATTTGGAAGAACCAACGATGGATGCAATTGTGAACAAATATGAAATCCCGCAGAATTGTGCTCTGTTTGGAGTTCCATCTGTTAACAGTGAAGTGTGGAATTCAGGGCTGGCCCAAACGTTCTCTAGTCCCAGACACAAGGGACAACCTCTACCAGAGGAGATAGCAGAGAGTATAAATTACCTGCATGCCCATCATTTGGAAGAACCAACGATGGATGAAATTGTGAACAAATATGAAATCCCGCAGAACTGTGCTCTGTTAGGAGTTCCATCTGTTAACAATGAAGTGTGGAATTATATGGGCACTGCAGTAAGAGCTCAAGAAATGAGATTACAGCGGGTATTAAGATTAATGGGGTCAAGCATTATGGCATTTGCCAGAGatctggaagaaggaaatgtgacaacgtcacaacaggatgtgatgggaatgatgtgtaatgcacattttgaaataaactgtattcgtaaatctgcgataagacctaacatacatcctaagtttgcagggctctgtaaaccatctaatatacaattgccatacttactctttggagaagaGCTTGTCAAAAAACTGAAGGTTCTCAATGAAGAATCAAAAACCATCGAGATGATGAAGCCACCGATGTTTGGAAGCACAGCTagaaggcaatatccataccgaaggggaactggtgaaggaacaagtcgctCGTACCCACATACAAGATATTGGCGTACAACCTCAGGACGTGGAGGACATGGtattcccacaaggggcaaggtacaaaaagtgacaccagtaaaccctgag ATGCAAGTGCACTGGGATGGGGAGCTGCTGATGCCATCtcaagctgtggaggtagatggaatgcagaggAAGAACCTTTGCTCGAGACACATGGCATTAATTATCTTGAATTACTAA
- the LOC129705380 gene encoding uncharacterized protein LOC129705380 isoform X1, with protein MEELDVPQRGTKKRRPIREPSHEMPDDENPGETHYEEEYPEYSDNESFEGQSPMQKRKVPGLAQKVSSPRHKGQPLPEEIAKSINYLLSYHLEEPTMDAIVNKYEIPQNCALFGVPSVNSEVWNSGLAQTFSSPRHKGQPLPEEIAESINYLHAHHLEEPTMDEIVNKYEIPQNCALLGVPSVNNEVWNYMGTAVRAQEMRLQRVLRLMGSSIMAFARDLEEGNVTTSQQDVMGMMCNAHFEINCIRKSAIRPNIHPKFAGLCKPSNIQLPYLLFGEELVKKLKVLNEESKTIEMMKPPMFGSTARRQYPYRRGTGEGTSRSYPHTRYWRTTSGRGGHGIPTRGKVQKVTPVNPELPFYKQMQVHWDGELLMPSQAVEVDGMQRKNLCSRHMALIILNY; from the exons ATGGAAGAGCTTGATGTACCCCAAAGAGGGACAAAAAAGCGTAGGCCTATAAGAGAGCCATCGCATGAAATGCCTGATGATGAAAATCCAGGTGAAacccattatgaggaggaatatccggAATACTCTGATAACGAATCATTTGAGGGCCAGAGCCCAATGCAAAAAAGAAAAGTGCCAGGGCTGGCCCAAAAGGTCTCTAGTCCCAGACACAAGGGACAACCTCTCCCAGAGGAGATAGCAAAgagtataaattacctgctttccTATCATTTGGAAGAACCAACGATGGATGCAATTGTGAACAAATATGAAATCCCGCAGAATTGTGCTCTGTTTGGAGTTCCATCTGTTAACAGTGAAGTGTGGAATTCAGGGCTGGCCCAAACGTTCTCTAGTCCCAGACACAAGGGACAACCTCTACCAGAGGAGATAGCAGAGAGTATAAATTACCTGCATGCCCATCATTTGGAAGAACCAACGATGGATGAAATTGTGAACAAATATGAAATCCCGCAGAACTGTGCTCTGTTAGGAGTTCCATCTGTTAACAATGAAGTGTGGAATTATATGGGCACTGCAGTAAGAGCTCAAGAAATGAGATTACAGCGGGTATTAAGATTAATGGGGTCAAGCATTATGGCATTTGCCAGAGatctggaagaaggaaatgtgacaacgtcacaacaggatgtgatgggaatgatgtgtaatgcacattttgaaataaactgtattcgtaaatctgcgataagacctaacatacatcctaagtttgcagggctctgtaaaccatctaatatacaattgccatacttactctttggagaagaGCTTGTCAAAAAACTGAAGGTTCTCAATGAAGAATCAAAAACCATCGAGATGATGAAGCCACCGATGTTTGGAAGCACAGCTagaaggcaatatccataccgaaggggaactggtgaaggaacaagtcgctCGTACCCACATACAAGATATTGGCGTACAACCTCAGGACGTGGAGGACATGGtattcccacaaggggcaaggtacaaaaagtgacaccagtaaaccctgag CTACCATTTTACAAACAGATGCAAGTGCACTGGGATGGGGAGCTGCTGATGCCATCtcaagctgtggaggtagatggaatgcagaggAAGAACCTTTGCTCGAGACACATGGCATTAATTATCTTGAATTACTAA